Within Halostella limicola, the genomic segment CGATGGTCTTCCACCTCACTGCTGATATTCGCATTCCTGCTAACGAAAACCCGACTCTTGGAACTAGGAACCACCACCACCATTTTTTAACACTTCTGTGGAATTCAATTGTGTGGTGAAGAATGCCATGTCAACACAATCCATCCGTACGAGGTTCCTCGGAACCGAGACGTCGTACTCGGTCTCGGGAGCCTGGTTGTCGTATTGGATCCTGCTGCTCCGGCTGACCGCCGGGTGGTGGATGCTCCACGCCGGTCTGGACAAGATCTGGGCGTGGCCCTTCGACGCCAGCTGGTTCGTCGGCGGGGCCGCTCAGGGCACGATTCTCGCTCCCTTCGTCACGCCGTTCAGCGACGGCATCCTGTTGTCGTTCGTCAACGTGGCGGTACCGCTCGGGCAAACCGCCATCGGTATTGGGCTCATACTCGGCCTCCTCACGAGGACCGCTGCCTTCTTCGGCGCCTACCTGATGCTCTTCTTCTACTTCATCAACGGCTACGGCGGCGGCTGGGCCCACGGCATGGTCACCGGTGAACTACTCGGGATCATGGTCTTCGGGACCATCGTGGCCCTTGGAGCGGGCGGCGTCCTGGCAGTCGACAACCGCCTGCGGGAGATGGAACCGTTCGAAAACACGCGATTACGGAGACTTCTCGGGTGACTAGCAATGAGTGACCTAACAATGGCAGACAAAATCGCCATGTACGTCGGCGGCGGACTGGTCGTCCTTGGCGTCGTCGTGATCGGCCTGCTCGACATGCTGCTGGGAGCCGGGCATCCGGTCAATAGCGAGGGTGCAATCGAACACGCTGCAGTGGTCCCCATCGACATCAGGGCGGGTATTATCCTGCTTGGCCTGGTGGTCTGGGGGTCCGTCGCCGTTTACAAGTTCGCCGCAGGGCCGGCGCCGACCGGAACGTCTGCCGGCCAAGCGCCATCCGGCATGGACGACTAGTTCAACGCCTCGGTCAGTGACGCCATTTGCCGGTATCTTTCCGTGGTGCTCGCGTTAACGTCCATCCAATGCACCTCTACGTGAGGATGAACACGATTTTCAGAGCGAACCTATCCTTGCTCGGTTTTTCTTCTGGTCGATAAGCGCTGTGTATTCAGCACGACCGCCGGAATATATATCTACTGAGGGTTTCAACAGAGTCGTTCCCCCGAAACGCGCTGAAAGAGCACGCAGTCCCTGATTTGGGCACCACCAGTCTCGTCGAACCCCAGCAGTCGAATACAGGATGTCAAGGACAGTATTCGGGAGATGGATTAACGAGTGTATGGCGCATATCGCACACATGGCGTATCAATTCGAGTGCACGGCCCCGGACTGCGTGTTCCTGATTCGGGCCGCGGACCAAGAAGAGGTCATCGCACAGGTCCAACGACATTCGGAAGAACAACATGAGAAATCCCCGCCACCCAAGGACGTACTCCTGGAGCGAATGGAGACCGTCGACGTCGAGTGATACTGCTGAACTCAGTCCCCTTCGAGCCAGACACGGCGAAGGCGGTCGACTTCCGTGGGCGTGACGTCGTCGCGTTCAACTGCCTCCTCAATGTCTACGTCGGTGACTGTGCCACGTTCGAGAACTCGCTGAAAGACGTCCTCGACGACGGTGGCTGTCTCGTCACCGTTGACCGAATGCAGACCGTCTCTGTTTTCGACGATACCCTCCAACGTGACTACGTCGCCGTCCGCCGCTTCTCCAGGGAGTTCGACCGTGTACTCGAGGGTCACCTTGGATGGTGACTCACCGACATCCCAGAACACGGTCACACGCCCGTCACACCGGTCTATGGTAACCGGTTCAGGGACGACATCGAAGTCTGCAATCTCGCCTGGGACTGTCTCTCGGAGGGACACCCGGCCGCGGACGTTCCGGAGTGAGACCGTTACTGGAATAGACTGGTCTGGCAAGATGTAGGGGCGGTGAATCGCACGCGTCGCGTCGAGATCGACCGTGAGTGCTTTACCGTTCGATTCCGCCGCTGTGACCGTGCCGGCCCTTTCCGTGGCCGTGTCATGCCCCATGAACCGCGCCCAGACGACCAGCAGACTCGGGAGGACGAACACGCTGGCGAGGAACGCGAAGACGATGGTCAGTGCGGTGATGAGGCCGAACGACTGAAGGAACGGCAGGATCGCGACGAGCAACACGGCGAATCCACTGGCGGTCGTCGCCGCACTCGACAGCAGGGCGCCGCCGGTCCCGGTCAGGGACTCGTGTAACGCCGTTGTAACCGTCTCCGCTCCGGCGAGTTCCTGATTGAACCGCTCGCTGACGTGGAGGCTGTAGTCCACGCCGAGCCCGATGGTGAGCCCGGTGATCATGCCAGTGACGATGTTGAACGGGATGTCCAGCAGCGCCATCGTCCCGAGCACCCACGTCAAGGTGAACGCGACAGGCACGATCGTGACGATGCCAAGTGACGCGCTCCCTTCGATGACCCGGTAGGCTGCCGCGAGGACGACAAATACCGATAGTAGCGCGACGACAAGACTCAGGAGCGCCGTCTCCGCGAGCTGATCGGCCGTGATCTGGTTGACGATGACGTCACCCGTCGCAATCGTGGAAACACCTCCCTCGTCGGCGTCGTCGGCAATCCATCCCATCTGGTCGCGGACCACATCGCCGTCGGCTCCACTGTCGACGGTCACGACCATCCGGACGGCCTGGTACTCA encodes:
- a CDS encoding DoxX family membrane protein — protein: MVKNAMSTQSIRTRFLGTETSYSVSGAWLSYWILLLRLTAGWWMLHAGLDKIWAWPFDASWFVGGAAQGTILAPFVTPFSDGILLSFVNVAVPLGQTAIGIGLILGLLTRTAAFFGAYLMLFFYFINGYGGGWAHGMVTGELLGIMVFGTIVALGAGGVLAVDNRLREMEPFENTRLRRLLG
- a CDS encoding DUF1059 domain-containing protein, giving the protein MAYQFECTAPDCVFLIRAADQEEVIAQVQRHSEEQHEKSPPPKDVLLERMETVDVE